A single Ischnura elegans chromosome 13 unlocalized genomic scaffold, ioIscEleg1.1 SUPER_13_unloc_2, whole genome shotgun sequence DNA region contains:
- the LOC124172696 gene encoding uncharacterized protein LOC124172696: MQNINPENQFQVSEPVDVRGENGVSQTSIDGLMGQVSRDDSKPGQETSIPTSAESAGDEVHVSELEFEIDKYFEVHSLVGKLAELKLSMSKLIQLQGAKPEQCQPQQSHSSENDLCTVANMLLGEIFRGSPMKWSDFSSQRDLRSSNREVGSESEIKDVADGVGIGIPGVVDSTDTKLSSNKEETIVEGTMGKTVMAKDTNDACNISNQMDESSLGIVPIICRGNGENGSHPTNNSAFSASATKLGAILAKLNQVSEPRHEYKVNEVVAAKTMEDISTKGLPVQKPTEKPYYAYDPHKQIEVNQTFQDSSSGVSTSLEPPERSAPDKCLGEEFFNAVRCKSVDDCGDIIDEIKDVNEKGLGGKTLLNVAVELGKLEWVEKLLLMGSDPNISSEAGHSALKLAEECFRAFPQDVDRGVIFRLIKIASQLGDKKRQAAEINRIPDSYRTPSGGCERKTIFPAAGDKTSSIGGGDCGGDAVDYNSSPETRFGGAVVKSSRNAILGALIGQSRNDGEINMTSVQERRLEAVRQEIGATSGSNEGQSSRGGSGSHIKDVGLGFGAKSIENPEVDGREYDSSSGVPETPSIRDREGTSNLELSLEAISEGAYKARGQHGSDITSGLERNPIPFFQFKGDFSTCHVISESLSRVMKCIQRGFDDRLKTLETMLIELNQKVDTISKDAVLLKEETETLIDNVSIRKTALNELRTEITSMRREFLSELEDMKEEKLALIAGRWRQEKFEKESMDGAIGEAGHKGAQDSSVFPLEQQYRASTPEAKYDHLNTHQDTYIWINDPNLVVEVPALKLGTTSEDAGSLPDTASYPTVRYVTPAGVVTPADTFTKVTKHSGTSQNGNVTTETLGTNLVDQVRDKAVKNCVHEVVDRMTERGHLLRNQESSFTSVDIDLKGSTSAALKFEPNRSFCESAPAFFPGLTGAVMVGQPLGSPTQFGYESHTQEAAMDPSATGWALRNQFQAMTESLGASGALEKLTVSYPSFPPAEPLLSKRRAKALAKTKQKGTVSQTKQPSKASPAKDDVVSSPGTEVCGVEPVAVFPSLPSSDSLPSKREVEVVGKMKQEGTGSKTSSNISPDEVPQAAGSEVPGALYEPVAPSPTPSPSDIPAYQGDAKTVNKRQQKDDASKTASPSKASVKTERSSSSSGVKSREVESKPDPASLPVVQEDLVEAFLKITVYFGTTDDLDFLRSYYQYVSTLGPLIIPLLVFLCGQQDINIFVDFENSHVGERWPAPKDPDGSASKAGSSEVQVQCAKRKVYIAADYGSDDRVIGWFTIALARLCMKLVFRNNYKPYQSADKDGREKFARILKTAEELSCRSGPGGCELFIKNALEWKSKDSKEIALISAVPGIIAHYGCEQGVKVLNEQLPSLFNFYKYQVLTRFQ, from the coding sequence ATGCAGAATATAAATCCAGAGAATCAGTTCCAAGTTTCCGAGCCGGTCGACGTTCGCGGCGAGAATGGCGTCAGTCAGACTTCCATCGATGGTTTAATGGGTCAAGTCTCTAGGGATGACTCAAAACCAGGGCAAGAGACTTCTATCCCCACCTCAGCAGAATCCGCCGGAGACGAGGTCCACGTTTCCGAGCTGGAATTCgaaattgacaaatattttgaGGTCCACTCTCTTGTCGGCAAATTAGCGGAACTGAAGCTTAGTATGTCCAAACTAATTCAGTTGCAAGGGGCGAAGCCGGAACAATGCCAGCCTCAGCAAAGTCACTCCAGCGAAAATGACTTGTGTACCGTGGCAAACATGTTATTAGGAGAGATTTTTAGGGGTAGCCCGATGAAGTGGTCTGATTTTTCTTCCCAGAGGGACCTTAGATCCTCCAATAGGGAGGTTGGaagtgaaagtgaaataaaagatGTTGCTGACGGTGTCGGCATTGGGATACCCGGAGTAGTAGATTCTACAGATACAAAATTATCCTCGAATAAAGAGGAAACCATTGTTGAAGGAACAATGGGGAAAACTGTCATGGCAAAAGATACAAATGATGCATGTAACATTTCAAATCAGATGGATGAATCGTCCCTGGGAATCGTTCCCATAATATGCCGCGGAAATGGAGAGAATGGGAGTCATCCAACCAATAACTCGGCTTTCTCTGCCTCTGCCACGAAACTTGGGGCAATATTGGCGAAGCTGAACCAAGTTTCCGAGCCCAGGCACGAATATAAAGTGAATGAAGTGGTTGCAGCCAAAACTATGGAAGACATTTCAACTAAGGGACTTCCTGTCCAGAAACCAACAGAAAAACCTTATTATGCCTACGATCCACATAAACAAATTGAAGTAAATCAAACATTTCAAGATTCGAGTAGTGGTGTATCGACTTCATTGGAGCCCCCGGAAAGGTCTGCTCCTGACAAGTGCTTAGGAGAAGAGTTTTTCAATGCAGTACGATGCAAGTCGGTGGATGACTGCGGGGATATTATCGATGAAATCAAGGACGTGAACGAGAAAGGGCTGGGTGGCAAGACACTCTTGAACGTGGCAGTTGAACTGGGAAAGCTGGAATGGGTGGAGAAGCTTCTTTTGATGGGATCAGACCCGAACATTTCGAGTGAGGCGGGACATTCAGCCTTGAAGCTTGCTGAGGAATGTTTCAGGGCCTTTCCTCAGGATGTAGATCGCGGTGTCATCTTCCGATTGATCAAAATTGCTTCCCAATTGGGAGATAAGAAACGTCAAGCAGCCGAAATCAACCGTATTCCAGACTCCTATCGTACTCCGTCCGGAGGATGCGAAAGGAAAACTATTTTTCCCGCCGCAGGAGACAAAACATCTTCCATCGGCGGAGGAGATTGCGGCGGCGATGCCGTTGATTACAACTCATCTCCAGAAACCAGATTTGGTGGAGCTGTCGTGAAATCCTCACGGAACGCCATTCTCGGCGCATTAATTGGTCAATCCCGCAATGACGGAGAGATAAACATGACTTCCGTTCAGGAGAGAAGGCTGGAAGCGGTCCGCCAAGAGATTGGAGCCACTTCCGGcagcaatgaaggccaatcatCTCGAGGAGGGAGCGGAAGTCACATAAAAGATGTGGGTCTAGGATTTGGAGCGAAGTCAATCGAAAATCCGGAAGTAGATGGCAGAGAGTACGATAGTAGTTCCGGTGTACCTGAAACTCCGTCTATTCGAGATCGTGAAGGGACTTCTAACTTGGAGTTAAGTCTTGAAGCCATCAGTGAAGGGGCCTACAAAGCACGTGGCCAACACGGAAGTGATATCACATCTGGTTTAGAGAGAAATCCTATCCCTTTTTTCCAATTTAAAGGTGATTTTTCCACTTGTCACGTGATATCCGAGTCTCTATCTCGCGTGATGAAGTGCATTCAACGGGGCTTCGATGACAGACTCAAGACCTTGGAGACAATGTTGATCGAGCTGAACCAGAAGGTTGACACGATCTCCAAGGATGCGGTATTGTTGAAAGAGGAGACGGAGACCCTGATAGACAACGTGAGCATTCGCAAAACGGCCTTGAACGAATTAAGGACGGAGATCACGTCAATGAGGAGAGAGTTTTTGTCTGAGCTGGAAGATATGAAAGAGgagaagttagctctgattgcaGGTAGGTGGAGACAGGAAAAGTTTGAGAAAGAGTCCATGGACGGAGCAATTGGAGAAGCAGGTCATAAAGGTGCGCAGGACTCCAGTGTTTTCCCGTTAGAGCAGCAGTATCGTGCTTCAACGCCAGAGGCAAAATATGATCATTTAAATACGCACCAGGACACTTATATATGGATTAATGATCCAAATTTGGTGGTAGAAGTGCCTGCATTGAAGTTGGGTACGACAAGTGAGGATGCTGGGAGCCTACCGGACACGGCATCTTACCCTACGGTGCGATACGTAACTCCTGCTGGTGTAGTCACTCCTGCTGACACCTTCACAAAGGTAACGAAACACTCTGGCACGTCTCAAAACGGAAATGTCACGACAGAAACCTTGGGAACTAATTTGGTTGACCAGGTGCGAGACAAGGCTGTTAAGAATTGTGTGCATGAGGTAGTGGACAGAATGACGGAGAGGGGCCACCTTTTGCGAAATCAAGAGTCAAGTTTCACCTCAGTGGATATAGATTTGAAAGGGTCGACATCAGCGGCGTTGAAGTTTGAGCCAAACCGGAGCTTTTGTGAGTCTGCACCTGCATTCTTTCCCGGGCTAACTGGGGCCGTGATGGTAGGGCAACCTTTAGGCAGCCCAACACAGTTTGGATACGAATCTCACACTCAGGAGGCCGCAATGGATCCGTCGGCTACAGGTTGGGCTCTGAGGAATCAGTTCCAGGCGATGACGGAGTCCCTAGGTGCCTCTGGAGCTCTTGAGAAGCTAACAGTGTCGTACCCCTCTTTCCCCCCGGCAGAGCCCCTACTTTCGAAGCGTAGGGCCAAGGCATTGGCCAAAACGAAACAGAAGGGCACTGTCTCGCAGACGAAGCAACCTAGCAAGGCCTCACCAGCGAAAGATGACGTTGTATCAAGTCCTGGAACTGAAGTTTGCGGGGTTGAACCTGTGGCAGTATTCCCTAGTTTGCCCTCTTCGGATTCTCTCCCTTCTAAACGCGAGGTCGAAGTTGTGGGCAAAATGAAGCAGGAGGGCACTGGTTCAAAGACATCGAGCAACATCTCACCGGATGAAGTACCGCAAGCGGCAGGTTCTGAAGTTCCTGGGGCTTTGTACGAACCGGTCGCGCCATCTCCTACTCCGTCCCCCTCAGATATCCCAGCGTATCAGGGCGATGCCAAAACAGTGAACAAAAGGCAACAGAAGGACGATGCTTCAAAGACGGCGTCACCCAGTAAGGCCTCAGTGAAGACAGAACGCAGCTCATCCAGTTCTGGTGTGAAATCTCGGGAGGTTGAGAGCAAGCCGGACCCAGCCTCCCTCCCTGTCGTACAAGAAGATCTCGTGGAGGCCTTTTTGAAGATAACCGTCTACTTTGGCACTACGGACGACCTTGATTTTCTCAGGTCTTACTACCAATACGTTTCCACGCTGGGCCCCCTGATAATCCCATTGCTGGTCTTCCTGTGTGGCCAACAGGATATCAACATATTCGTCGACTTTGAGAACAGTCATGTGGGTGAACGGTGGCCTGCTCCCAAGGATCCAGATGGCTCCGCGAGCAAGGCTGGCAGCTCTGAAGTTCAAGTTCAGTGTGCCAAACGGAAAGTGTATATCGCAGCCGATTACGGCTCTGACGATCGCGTTATCGGATGGTTCACAATAGCCCTGGCTAGATTGTGCATGAAACTGGTGTTCAGGAACAACTACAAACCCTACCAAAGTGCCGACAAGGATGGGAGGGAGAAATTCGCCAGGATCCTGAAGACCGCTGAGGAACTATCGTGCAGGTCTGGTCCCGGTGGCTGCGAATTGTTCATCAAGAACGCTTTGGAGTGGAAGTCTAAGGACTCCAAAGAGATAGCCCTGATATCAGCCGTTCCAGGGATCATAGCTCACTACGGTTGCGAACAAGGGGTCAAGGTCTTGAACGAACAGCTTCCATCATTGTTCAATTTCTACAAATATCAAGTTCTCACCAGGTTTCAGTGA